TATTAGTTACTCTACTGTTTTGCCATGATTTAGGCTCAATATAAAAGACTTATTTTCCGTAAATGATGTTTCTTATAGGTATTATTTTGACATATTATGAACCCTTATAAATTAAGTTCTCCTTGTAGTTGGGTTTAATGTTTGTAATTTGATACACTTCTACATCAAAGCTTTTTCCAAAAAGTTAACATTACAATACATTTGTGAATAACCAGTAGTAATCTACAATTTTTATTTCCAATAATTAATAGGATTCAAAATCAGCCAAACTGGCTACATCAACAAGCTGGTCTTTGCTAAAGTATGAAAAGTAAAGGAATTTAGGGCTTAATTGTCCTACCTTTACTAGTCTTTCAAGAGCATTCAAAGCAGACTCATCCATATTAGTCTGCTCCTTCCTCAAATGTTGTCAGATTTGTGATCATCATCGCTTTGGTTGGGCGATGTTATCACAAAACTTTCTCCTAACAAAAAACGGCAAAATTAAGATTATTACTCTTTGTTGATTTCCTCTGTTATACCTCGTACATTTTCATCTGTACGAGGTATTTTTTTGATGAATTTTATTTATCAAATATTTAGTGTTTGGTATCTCCTTTTTGAACTGTCTAACTGTGCTTAATACCTTCTCGCTCAAGTTTCCTTCTAAAGTTGTACTAAATGCGTGATACTTTTCTATATATCGTTCCAAGACAATACGCAACGTTAATACTACCAACTACTAACCATCGATTACTGACAAACTAAACAGTAATCTACATCCTTATATGGGGTTAAAAACTATAAATATTAACGTGTAACTTTAGTTTTAAATTTTCCAGAAAATTGTCATTTTTTTATCTGACTGGTGGCTGATGTAGATAAAAGTTTTAATTAGTTTCCTAGAAAAAAGAGAAGACACGAAATAATTAATTCATGTGTCTTATTTCTGTCGCTAATTAGGGTACAAAATGTTTTATCACAATAAAAGGTTGCAATATTACACACGACCAGAAAGACCAGATGCCGTCTACGCAATGAAAATTCAAGAACTCATCGGTGGTACTTTTGGCGAAATGACCGTGATGATGCAGTATCTATTTCAAGGATGGAACTGTCGCGGCCCCGCTAAATATCGGGATATGCTCCTAGATATTGGTACTGAAGAAATCGGTCACATTGAGATGTTGGCAACAATGATTGCCCATCTCTTAGATAAAGCACCCGCCATAGTGCAAGAAGAAGGCGCAAGCGATGCAATAGTGGGTGCAGTCATGGGTGGTAGTAACCCCCGTGATGTCATTATGAACGCAGCTATGAACCCCCAACATGCGATCGTTTCTGGTTTAGGCGCAACAGCAGCAGATAGTGTTGGCTATCCTTGGAATGGTCGGTTCATTGTTGCTAGTGGGAACCTCTTAGCAGACTTCCGCTCAAATCTCCATGCTGAGAGTCAAGGACGCTTGCAAGCTGTACGCTTATATGAAATGAGCGATGACCCAGGCGTAAGAGATACCTTGAGTTTTATGATTGCGCGTGATACCATGCACCAAAACCAATGGTTAGCAGCAATTGAAGATTTAGAACAATCTGGTTTGGAAACAACTCCAGTTCCTAGTTCTTTCCCATTGGAGCTAGAAAAACGTGAATTTGCTTATCAGTTCTGGAATAATTCAGAAGGTAATCAAAGTGAGCAAGGACGTTGGGCAAAAGGCCCCTCAATGGATGGTAAGGGTGAGTTCGAGTATGTAGCTAATCCCCAACCTTTAGGGCCAGAACCCCACCCACCCCAACCAGATCCAAAACTTCACGGTACAGGAGAAGTTCCCCATAGCAGCCAACAAGGTAACAGTCATAGCGCACCACCTTTAGTTGAGCGTATTATCTAATACAGGGAAGGCGTATTATTCAACTAACGCATATAAAAAGGGGAATGGGAAGAGAAGGTTTTGACTTTTCTTTATCTTCCAGCCTGCTAATACGGGAAAATCCCGCAACCAATACCAAAATCTCTCTTCCCCATCCCCAACGCCCAGCCTTTGTTTGCGGAAAAAGACTTAGTGGTCTGGAAACTAAAAACTTACCAAGACTGAAATTATCACATCAAAAATAATAGGTTACACTGTTTTGACATATTCTGCGGTGAGAGCTATCACCCCTCATCCCGGTTTTATTTGCGTAACCTAGAATAGAGAAAACGACCACAGTGATTACCGTGATCGTAGACGAATTAACTATACGATATTGATTCTACTACAAACGTCTATTACCTTAATCCCCCAAAAGGGGTTTTTTTTTGCGTAACTATGCTCAAGAGCGTTTTTATGGCTATCAAACTGTGATTGTTTGCCAGTAATGCTTAATTCTTTCCTAATTTACACCTTGCAGATATTGAGTAGTTGTGGTTTTGTGCGATCGCTACACACAAATACTATACATTAATCCTTAAAAGCGGGATTTCCTGTTTCTATGCGATTTGCATGTTACATCTACTCTAAGTTAGAGAAATTAGTATCGCTCCTACTTGATTTTTCTAGTTGTTTATGAGAAAGTCTGATTTGATATAAAATACGGTAAATCGGTAGACTTATAGGAGTTACAATTGCCCTCGGCAGAGGGAAATCACAGTTGTGCTATCCACATAGCTATCGAAAACTCATGACAAGAAGCATAGTAGTCATCTATTGGGCATTGAATAGCAGTCATCAATGCTGATGTGACTGCTAACAATAGAAGCTTCAAAATCCTAAATTTAAGCACAAATTTAGTTGAAGCACCTTTTTTTGGGCGCAGCTAGTCAATTGACCTAGACCCTATTTAGCTGTCAGCCACTGCTTGATGTGGCTATAACTTTTTATCTGTGGAGAACCGCTTAATGTCAGTAGATCCCAATTCCCAGCAAGGCTTTCCGTCGGTTGATATTAGCAAAGAACAACGGACTCAGAGCAAAAAACGTCTATTTAATCGCAGTAGTGGTAGGCGGTCTTTTCTTAAAGGTGCAGGCTTATTTACAACAGCTGGGGTAGTTGCAGGAATAGCAGGTACAATACCCCTTTCTCTTAAGGAAAGAGAAAGTCTAGTACAAGCTAAAGATGTTGTAGGTAAGTTTGACTATAAGCGATTGTATGAGAAAGCCTATAAAGTGCGGGTAGCCGCAGCAAAGGCTAACCAAGAAATTCCCATTCCTCCCCATCCCACCAACGGCGACGAGGAACGCTATCCCAACAAAATTGGCTCTGACTCCAGAGGACTACCCCACAATAAACTGGGTGAAGTTGACCTCAAAGCCTATGAATCTTTAACAAAGGCAGTCACCACTGGCAATCATGATGACTTTGAAAAAGTCGTTTTGGGCGGGACACGAAAACTTGTCAATGCTCAGGGCCCTTTAGCCATCAGTTTGGAAGGTTGTAATGCCGTACAAGTAGCCGTCCCGCCACCAGTCGCTCTAGCCAGTGCAGAACGAGCTGCTGAGGCTATTGAGCTTTATTGGCAAGCCTTATTGCGAGATGTACCTTTTCATAAACTACAAAACAACACCGATGATCCTTTGGTATTAGCGGCTGTTGCAGAACTAAATCAGCTTTCCACATTCAAAGGGCCTAGACAGAATGGGCGTGTTACTCCCCAAACCCTATTTCGTGGTAGCGTCACTTACGTTGATAAGACTGACAAATCAGGGAAAACAGCAAAACACGTAACTCCATCCGGGGTATTAGTAGGGCCGCACATTTCCCAGTTCGTCTTATTAAATATTCCTTGGGGAGTTCAATATGTTCCACCTGTGATTCGGACTGCTCTGCCTGGTAATGACTTCCTCACTGATTACGAAGAATGGCTCAACGTCCAAAATGGTGGGACTCCTAAATCGATTAAGTATGACCCAGTACGCCGTTACATATCTACAATTCGTGACTTATCTGAATATTCTCACGCTCCTGGAGCATCATTTTTTGGCGCTTCTCTAATTCTGGGTACAGCTCGCAATGCTAATGATCCTTTTAGTGGTGGTATTGGCGCACCTCTAAATTCTGGTAATCCCTTTGTCAAATCAAAAACTCAACAGGGGGGCAATGGGTCTTTTGCTGTAGGACACTTACAAGCTTTGTTGAATCTGGGTGTATCCCGTGCCATTAGAGCCGCCTATTGGCAGAAGTTTTATGTACACCGCACTTTACGACCAGAAGCTTATGGGGGGCTGGTTCATAACAATATTGTGAATAAAACACAATATCCAGTTCACAAGGATATTTTAAACTCTAAGGCTCTAGCTCAAAGCTTTAGCAAATTTGGCTCTTATTTATTACCACATGGATTTCCAGAAGGCGCACCAATTCACTCTTCTTACGTTGGTGGTGCAGCATCGATCGCCGGTGTAAGTGCCACACTATTAAAAGCATACTTTGACGAAGATTTCGTAATTCCCAATCCTGTAGTTCCTGACCCCAATGACCCGACTAAGGTAATTCCCTATACAGGAGAGCCGCTAACTGTGGGTGGTGAATTGAATAAACTCGCAACTAATTATACCCTTGGTCGTGGTCACGGCGGTATCCATTGGCGTACAGATGGTTCTGCTGGCTTGGCTTTGGGTGAAGAGATTGCCATCAGTATCCTCAAAGATGAAAGACTAGGGTACAACGAGAAATTCGATGGTTTTACCTTTACCAAGTTTGACGGTACAAAAATTACTGTTTAGTTGAGACTGAGTTGCAGTCAAAAATAGTAATTTGGGCTGGGAGTAGGGAATAGGGAGTAGGAAGATTATCAAGACTTGCGCACCAAGGCTTTTTGTTGAGACTGGGTGTAGGGGGGTAAGGGTAGAACTCCTAAACCCCTATACCCTTGCCAAAACCTTTGATTTTCCGTTTTCATGCGCGAGTTCTAATTAATGCTCACTCGAAACTGTTCTATTTCATTCAATCCTCAAATAGAAGTGAACAAAATTAGGGTAAATATCCATAAAATAGTGATGCTCGACATATACCCCACCACCGCGTTCTAAAAAGCTGATGAATGGTTCGTAAGGGTGAGGAAGATTATTTTGTGGGATGGCGTTGAGTTCTCTTAATCGACACCAACATAAGTAATTATGTAGCCCTATTATCACATAAGTTCTGCCACGGAAAGGTAGTATGCGATCGCTATTGCTTAACTCTTCCAAGCATTGCATGATGGAAACTGGAAGTTCAATATCAGGAAGTATTTGAGTTGCCAAATTCTCAAAAATGTGCTTCTGGTCACTCTGCAAAAACTTAACCCATTGTTTCACCCGCAATAGGAATTGTGACATTAGTTCTGTGAGAGTTTCGTCTTTTTTTCCCTCTCCTAACTGTTCCCACTCAATAGTTTGAAGACGGGCAAAACCAAGGTCTAAGTTATAGAATGAGTAGGAATCAGTGTCCATATAAAGTGGATTGATGCTGAAAAATCCAAATTGCCTTTAGCATACTACGGCAACCAAAAATTGGGCAGGATGGATTTACTTAATCCCCGCACTGTCTGGTTGAGCGATCGCGCCACTTGGATATGTGCTTCATCTTCCTCTACTGGTAAAATCTCAGCAGGTGTACCCCCACCCAAATGAGAAATAACTAAATTAGCCGCCTCTAAACCTGTAACATAGGCTTTTTCCTGCGACCATGAACCGTGACGGTTAACAATCCAATCACCACTCATAAATACATTAGAAAAACTTGTCTTTGCTGGCAACATATAAGGATAGCTACCAGGAGCAAAATGAGTTACCGCTTGTGGTAAACGAATCACACTACTATCAATTACTTTTGCTTCTCTAAATTCTGGGATGCAGGTTGTTAAATAACGCTGAACGTTAGAGATAATTTCTGTATCACTCCAATTTAAAAACTGATTTGCATGATAAAAATCAGCTTCTATTACTGTCCCTGGCTCATCTTTATATTCATCATGTAAAGCATTCAAATCAAAGAAAGTCCATCCTGTAGTAGTATCAAAACCAAAACAAGCATTAGAAGGGCGGGGAATATCAATTTTGCGGTCAAACCAAATTCGCGTTGCTAAAACATCAATTGCCCCTAAATTATACAAATTCCGAAATTCAGCACGGCTTTGTAAACTAGGGCTATTAGAAACAATTTTCTTCATCCCAGTGATACCAACTGCAAAAATCACAGCGTCAGCATCAAACACCTCATTACCACAAACTACACTTTTTGCTTGATTATTACTATCAATAATTAAATCAGTAACACGGTGTTTTGGTAATATCTTTGCCCCGGCTTTTTCAATTTGTTCCACCCAAGGACGGAAGATTTTTTCGCCTACAGTGCCTCGACACCAAACTACATCAAAATCTGCTTGGTGCGCCAAAATGAAAAAGTAAAGCATCCCTAATGTAGCGGCGGCGGAACATTGTTCACCAGGGGCAAATAAGCCTACTAATAACATTGGTTCAAAAGCATCTTTATAAAGACGCGCCGATACACCAAAATCTTTAAATAATTCCCGTGCAGTTACACTATCATAACGCCGCCAAGCTGCATCAGAATTATCAAAATCTACCACGGCATAAAGTAAAGGTAAGGCGCTGAGGCGGTCAATTAAGGGTAGACGTTGGAATTGAGTGTAAATAAAAGTGCCTAAAGGCGTGGGGAGTCTGGGTAAGTCTTGAAAAATGGGTGATTCTACTTCCAACCCCGCAGGGGAATATTGGGCGGAACGAGTCCAGCTAGTGAAGGGATTAATATTTAACTCGTTAATCAGAGCGAATATATTTCTGTAAGGATACCAAAAGCCATGAATCCCAGCTTCTACAGATTTTCCCCCTGGTGTTTGCCAACCAGCCACCAGTCCGCCAGGATAGGGGCCTGCTTCTAGAAGTGTCACATCATAACCTTGCTTTGCTAGATGGTAGGTTGCACCCAAACCCGCCCAACCAGCACCTACAACTACCACTCGTTTCTTTTGTGACCCTTCTGTCATTTTCCCCTCCGTGTTCCTCTCTTAACTAATTTAACAGTCTTGAGGGTGGGGAGTGGGGAGAGATGAGGGAGTAACTCGCCCCTATCCCTAACCCCTCCCAGGAGGGGAACAGCAGAGGAGAAAAACAACTGTCAACTGTCAACTGCCTCCTGCCTCATTTCACAAATTCAGTTAAGAACTTGAAGGCTTTGAGGATATAAGTAGCGCATTCTTTCGGGGAGGTATTGTAAAACGATCGCCATGCACTAGCTTTGTCTTCATCATAGCGATCACCGCGTTCGGGATGGTTTTCTAGCCATGCCAAGCGTACAGCATGACCGATTAGTACATCCAATACTATATATTCTTCGATTTGCAATTTGGGGTTTCTAGAGGCGATCGCGGCTACTTCCATTAATGCTTCGATGTTGACTTGGCGATACTCTGGCGCTTCGATTTTATTTAATAGATGATCAATCCGTAGGGCAAAATTCTTTTCGCCAGGTGTCATTTCTGATAGCATCACTTCACTATCTAAACGATTGCGTCGTTCTAATTTGTCACCAATAACTAACCCTTTGCAATGTTGCATGATTAGCCAAACTTGCTGGAAGAAGTTTTTGGGAACGCGGTTTAGTGCGCCTTCGGCTTGGCGGAAGCGTCGCCAACCACCAAGGGGAATTTCCATCTCTTCGTTGATTTCAGGTAATACCACCCAGTCAATATCGCTTTCTTTTTGCTTAACGTGGAGTGATTCTTGCTGAAGTAATAGCTTACTCACTCCTGGGTAAGCCGTTAATACCCGATGTAATCGCGTTTTCACTTCAAAAGGTGCAAGTTCCATCAAGCGTTCGTAGCCTTCATCTTGAGTAACTTGCAATTCTTGGGCAAGTTCGCTGGTAATTAAAAGGATAAGATAGCCTACTCTTAAGGTGAGTAGTCCTTGAAACAATTCTGGTTCTGATCTAATGAGATTACCAAGATAGATGAGGACTTCTTGAGTGAGGACGCGATCACGGATATCTTCACGACAGAAGTTATTAATCTTCTCGGCAATTTCATTATGGGGCATCGGCACAGAAATCAGCGATGCTTCACTATACGCCCTACCTACAGCAATTTGCTTACCCCTAATCAAAATACTTGTAACAGCATCAGATAAACCAATATCCACCATTTGCCGTAAACCAGCCGCCCGGCGTACCACTGCCCACAAACCCAACTCCCCGGCTTTGGTGTATATCTCATCAAGTAAATCGGCTACAGTTACAGGTTGTCCTGACTCACCAAAACCTGTATCAAATTCCAATCCTTGCAATCGAGTCAAAGTCTGCAATAACTCAATTTGCTCATATAAATTTTCTGATGCACGCAAAGATGACAGCAACAAACCCAAGTTAGTTTCGTATTCGACTTGAAATTCTTGGGTATGTCCTAAACGCCAACTTTTCCCCGGATGATATGCCAAGTAATAACAACGTTTGCTAGCATCTTGTACTGCTGATTGGTGAAATTCTACATCAGACAGAAAATCAATTCTTTGAATCGCTCCTGTTAACATTAATTGATTCAATCTGCCTAATTTTACTGCTACCCCATTGCAGACACCATCTTTCAATTCCTGCATC
Above is a genomic segment from Nostoc sp. MS1 containing:
- a CDS encoding manganese catalase family protein translates to MFYHNKRLQYYTRPERPDAVYAMKIQELIGGTFGEMTVMMQYLFQGWNCRGPAKYRDMLLDIGTEEIGHIEMLATMIAHLLDKAPAIVQEEGASDAIVGAVMGGSNPRDVIMNAAMNPQHAIVSGLGATAADSVGYPWNGRFIVASGNLLADFRSNLHAESQGRLQAVRLYEMSDDPGVRDTLSFMIARDTMHQNQWLAAIEDLEQSGLETTPVPSSFPLELEKREFAYQFWNNSEGNQSEQGRWAKGPSMDGKGEFEYVANPQPLGPEPHPPQPDPKLHGTGEVPHSSQQGNSHSAPPLVERII
- a CDS encoding vanadium-dependent haloperoxidase; the protein is MSVDPNSQQGFPSVDISKEQRTQSKKRLFNRSSGRRSFLKGAGLFTTAGVVAGIAGTIPLSLKERESLVQAKDVVGKFDYKRLYEKAYKVRVAAAKANQEIPIPPHPTNGDEERYPNKIGSDSRGLPHNKLGEVDLKAYESLTKAVTTGNHDDFEKVVLGGTRKLVNAQGPLAISLEGCNAVQVAVPPPVALASAERAAEAIELYWQALLRDVPFHKLQNNTDDPLVLAAVAELNQLSTFKGPRQNGRVTPQTLFRGSVTYVDKTDKSGKTAKHVTPSGVLVGPHISQFVLLNIPWGVQYVPPVIRTALPGNDFLTDYEEWLNVQNGGTPKSIKYDPVRRYISTIRDLSEYSHAPGASFFGASLILGTARNANDPFSGGIGAPLNSGNPFVKSKTQQGGNGSFAVGHLQALLNLGVSRAIRAAYWQKFYVHRTLRPEAYGGLVHNNIVNKTQYPVHKDILNSKALAQSFSKFGSYLLPHGFPEGAPIHSSYVGGAASIAGVSATLLKAYFDEDFVIPNPVVPDPNDPTKVIPYTGEPLTVGGELNKLATNYTLGRGHGGIHWRTDGSAGLALGEEIAISILKDERLGYNEKFDGFTFTKFDGTKITV
- a CDS encoding FAD-dependent oxidoreductase, coding for MTEGSQKKRVVVVGAGWAGLGATYHLAKQGYDVTLLEAGPYPGGLVAGWQTPGGKSVEAGIHGFWYPYRNIFALINELNINPFTSWTRSAQYSPAGLEVESPIFQDLPRLPTPLGTFIYTQFQRLPLIDRLSALPLLYAVVDFDNSDAAWRRYDSVTARELFKDFGVSARLYKDAFEPMLLVGLFAPGEQCSAAATLGMLYFFILAHQADFDVVWCRGTVGEKIFRPWVEQIEKAGAKILPKHRVTDLIIDSNNQAKSVVCGNEVFDADAVIFAVGITGMKKIVSNSPSLQSRAEFRNLYNLGAIDVLATRIWFDRKIDIPRPSNACFGFDTTTGWTFFDLNALHDEYKDEPGTVIEADFYHANQFLNWSDTEIISNVQRYLTTCIPEFREAKVIDSSVIRLPQAVTHFAPGSYPYMLPAKTSFSNVFMSGDWIVNRHGSWSQEKAYVTGLEAANLVISHLGGGTPAEILPVEEDEAHIQVARSLNQTVRGLSKSILPNFWLP